A stretch of Mya arenaria isolate MELC-2E11 chromosome 14, ASM2691426v1 DNA encodes these proteins:
- the LOC128218109 gene encoding cadherin-related family member 2-like, with product MNNSNTSWKLLKILIILVLEINYGSGQVTACTGKTKGPNPNSASNDTDGFSDTSYLLTTGYAIDCCGVINSWKISVDPLAVATSNTIYFQVWRLVSGSIYTLKGENSFSVTSAHAEPTEKEKEYTVTAGSEIAIQDGDFFGWYNSGKNIVKYKSNRDDGDVNVKNFGGSPGTVDDTSDWSGASDTGGTYAIQIKTGPGNIPQFDSPDDGTSYDITNEKGVNYVIPDFTVTWSDADVGDTLTVTSSSDKDNVGTEFSFNKTTGELSVKTTPLTPGSEVWTFTVTDFCSQSSDISITINILNLAPVITGLPLSASISEDETAEISLYTIQATDTADGFTCDFTALVKANSWPFIVRLKPGSTTGEYGIYSITNPGFVYDTLNEYPLDIECTDDHGAVSNMETFYVYLAKNQPPDITNLQGATSISTSAAPGTNVFTVSATDPEGDSLTYTMVCDPLGCPFDIFDSGEIQLNADISGYTTTGFDINVTVRDGKNTVGPEILTVIIKDINDPVLFSNLPLGSNYPVPENSGLSTSVFQVRISDQNTQNWVYTMSSTPSDGLTYFQIDPSTGLISTTTSAINYEALTPPSFTFTVTVDDGSASDTQALVIDIINVNEAPSFSQTSYSLSTSEGNTNDDVGTPPLDAADPDAVDKLTYSLDCGTETGYFYMHPETANITFQSKYDTDAGRPTSVSCTITATDTGGLTCTASLTINIEDTNDNTPNFAPAQYSFHVSYYASAGTVVGTVTASDLDTGTWGNIAYTLDQSSLSEQYFTIDQSGQIILAQSVAALGPATSLSLTATASDDGGKFDTAAVTIVISDTTTTSTTTTTDRYRTFIEDGRNIAWLVVALILLAVIIGFLIWIVFTCRGADGLTAFLRTCCNRRKTIRSKRLQEYREETPPSKQWVSPRQVKTPPLHTVRHPPPPINEQHWRTENAAPEAPLVADKRPGSAKTSTYDFWKHTDFAQRDLRNLK from the exons GTACCGGGAAAACTAAAGGACCTAACCCAAATTCGGCTAGTAACGACACTGATGGTTTTTCAG ACACGTCATACCTTTTGACTACTGGCTACGCTATCGATTGTTGTGGAGTTATAAATTCGTGGAAGATATCTGTGGACCCCCTTGCAGTTGCGACGTCAAACACCATATATTTTCAAGTGTGGCGTCTCGTTAGTGGCAGTATTTACACATTGAAAGGAGAAAACTCGTTTTCTGTCA CCTCTGCACATGCAGAACCAACCGAAAAAGAGAAAGAGTATACCGTGACAGCTGGATCAGAAATTGCAATCCAAGATGGCGATTTCTTTGGCTG gTACAATTCCGGAAAAAACATCGTGAAATATAAAAGCAATCGCGACGACGGAGACGTAAATGTAAAAAACTTTGGAGGATCCCCCGGGACAGTCGATGATACCTCTGATTGGTCAGGGGCATCCGATACTGGCGGAACTTACGCCATCCAAATTAAAACAGGACCAG GTAACATTCCACAGTTTGATTCACCCGATGACGGGACTTCGTATGACATCACGAATGAAAAAGGAGTTAATTACGTCATACCTGATTTCACAGTCACATGGTCAGATGCTGACGTAGGTGACACGTTAACTGTGACGTCATCATCAGACAAGGACAATGTCGGAACGGAGTttagtttcaacaaaacaacag GAGAGCTTTCCGTCAAAACGACTCCATTGACACCGGGATCAGAAGTGTGGACGTTTACCGTTACGGACTTTTGCAGCCAATCTTCCGATATCTCCATCACAATTAACATATTGAACCTG GCTCCAGTAATTACTGGCCTTCCGTTGTCCGCTAGCATCTCTGAAGACGAGACCGCTGAGATATCCCTCTACACTATCCAAGCGACCGACACCGCAGATGGTTTTACCTGTGACTTCACCGCGTTGGTCAAGGCAAACAGTTGGCCGTTTATTGTCCGGCTTAAACCGGGATCAACGACCGGAG AATACGGTATATATTCCATCACGAATCCCGGGTTCGTATACGACACACTGAACGAGTATCCACTTGACATCGAGTGCACGGACGATCACGGCGCTGTCTCGAATATGGAGACCTTCTACGTCTATCTCGCTAAGAACCAGCCACCTGACATCACAAACTTGCAGG gAGCCACGTCGATTTCAACGTCAGCGGCCCCGGGTACCAATGTGTTTACTGTATCGGCGACGGATCCGGAGGGGGACAGTTTGACTTATACCATGGTCTGTGATCCACTAGGATGCCCCTTCGATATATTTGACT CCGGAGAAATTCAGCTTAATGCCGACATCTCAGGGTACACGACCACCGGTTTTGACATCAATGTTACTGTCAGGGACGGCAAAAACACCGTTGGACCTGAAATTCTTACAGTTATTATAAAAG ACATTAATGACCCAGTATTGTTCAGTAACCTCCCCCTGGGGTCAAACTACCCGGTGCCAGAAAACAGTGGGTTGTCAACCTCAGTCTTCCAAGTTCGCATATCCGATCAGAATACGCAGAACTGGGTCTATACCATGTCTTCTACCCCCTCTGACGGACTTACCTACTTTCAGATCGACCCTTCCA CTGGTTTAATTAGCACTACAACGTCTGCCATAAACTACGAGGCGCTGACGCCGCCATCATTTACGTTTACGGTCACCGTCGACGACGGATCGGCGTCAGATACACAGGCGCTTGTTATCGATATCATCAATGTCAACGAGGCGCCTTCATTCTCCCAGACGTCTTATAGTTTGTCGACATCAGAGGGAAAC ACAAATGACGACGTTGGTACACCACCACTTGACGCCGCGGATCCGGACGCAGTTGACAAGTTGACTTATTCCCTAGACTGCGGTACGGAAACGGGTTATTTCTACATGCACCCGGAAACGGCTAACATAACATTTCAGTCCAAGTATGATACGG ACGCAGGACGCCCAACTTCCGTTTCCTGTACAATAACAGCCACAGACACTGGCGGTCTCACCTGTACAGCTTCGCTTACAATTAATATCG AGGACACGAATGACAACACTCCAAATTTCGCGCCTGCGCAATACTCGTTCCACGTGAGTTACTACGCAAGCGCAGGAACTGTTGTTGGCACGGTAACGGCAAGTGACCTTGACACTGGAACATGGGGAAATATAGCTTATACTCTAGATCAG AGCTCCCTTTCGGAACAATATTTCACAATCGACCAGTCAGGGCAGATAATCCTTGCTCAGTCCGTAGCAGCCCTTGGACCGGCTACCTCCCTTTCCCTCACTGCCACTGCCTCAGACGATGGCGGAAAGTTCGACACGGCGGCTGTGACCATCGTCATATCCG ATACAACGACCACTAGCACCACGACAACCACAGACCGGTACCGGACGTTCATCGAGGACGGACGGAACATCGCATGGCTGGTGGTCGCTTTAATACTTCTAGCAGTCATTATCGGCTTCCTGATTTGGATTGTGTTTACATGTAGGGGAGCGGATGGGCTGACGGCTTTCTTGAGAACTTG CTGTAACAGACGGAAAACCATCCGGTCAAAGAGATTACAGGAATACCGAGAGGAGACGCCGCCGTCAAAACAATGGGTCTCACCCCGACAGGTGAAAACGCCGCCGCTTCATACAG ttcGTCATCCGCCGCCACCCATAA ATGAACAACATTGGCGGACAGAGAATGCGGCTCCTGAGGCACCGCTTGTGGCGGACAAACGCCCAGGGAGCGCCAAAACTTCAACGTACGATTTCTGGAAACACACAGACTTCGCCCAAAGGGATCTTCGGAATCTCAAATGA